Proteins encoded within one genomic window of Equus caballus isolate H_3958 breed thoroughbred chromosome 20, TB-T2T, whole genome shotgun sequence:
- the FOXQ1 gene encoding forkhead box protein Q1 — translation MKLEVCGPRAAHGDKPGSDLEGAGGSDAPSPLSAAGDDSLGSDGDCAANSPAAGGTARELAGGGERRSGGGPDAEEQGRAAAAGDADAEAGAAGPGAGSAGGGEGARSKPYTRRPKPPYSYIALIAMAIRDSAGGRLTLAEINEYLMGKFPFFRGSYTGWRNSVRHNLSLNDCFVKVLRDPSRPWGKDNYWMLNPNSEYTFADGVFRRRRKRLSHRAAGPAPGLRPEEVVVRPAAAPPPPPPPPPAPAAPSSPGARSPARPEGRASPAGKFSSPFAIDSILSKPFRSRRDGDAAAGARMPWGAAPCPPPPAYPALLRGAPGGALLPLCAYGAAEPALLGARRAEAAPAAPVPPPAPRVLFAPLSASAPAKPVRGPAAGGGAPLYCPLRLPAALQAAATCGPGRPVSYPVETLLA, via the coding sequence ATGAAGTTGGAGGTGTGCGGCCCCCGCGCGGCCCACGGGGACAAGCCGGGTAGTGACCTGGAGGGCGCGGGCGGCAGCGACGCGCCGTCTCCGCTGTCGGCGGCCGGAGACGACTCCCTGGGCTCAGACGGGGACTGTGCGGCCAACAGCCCGGCGGCGGGCGGCACCGCCAGGGAGCTGGCGGGCGGCGGCGAGCGGCGCTCGGGCGGCGGGCCAGACGCCGAAGAGCagggccgggcggcggcggcgggggacGCGGACGCGgaggcgggggcggcggggcccGGCGCGGGGAGCGCGGGGGGCGGCGAGGGCGCGCGCAGCAAGCCGTACACGCGGCGGCCCAAGCCCCCGTACTCGTACATCGCGCTCATCGCCATGGCCATCCGCGACTCGGCGGGCGGGCGCCTGACGCTGGCCGAGATCAACGAGTACCTCATGGGCAAGTTCCCCTTCTTCCGCGGCAGCTACACGGGCTGGCGCAACTCGGTGCGCCACAACCTCTCGCTCAACGACTGCTTCGTGAAGGTGCTGCGCGACCCCTCGCGGCCCTGGGGCAAGGACAACTACTGGATGCTCAACCCCAACAGCGAGTACACGTTCGCCGACGGGGTCTTCCGCCGCCGCCGCAAGCGCCTCAGTCACCGGGCAGCGGGCCCCGCCCCGGGGCTTCGGCCCGAGGAGGTCGTGGTCCGCCcggccgccgcgccgccgccgccgccgccgccgccgcccgcgcccgccgccccgtCCTCGCCCGGCGCGcgctcgcccgcccgcccggAGGGCCGCGCCAGCCCGGCGGGCAAATTCTCCAGCCCCTTCGCCATCGACAGCATCCTCAGCAAGCCCTTCCGCAGCCGCCGCGACGGGGACGCGGCTGCTGGGGCGCGGATGCCCTGGGGCGCCGCGCCctgcccgccgccgcccgcgTACCCCGCGCTTCTCCGCGGCGCGCCCGGCGGCGCCCTGCTGCCCCTCTGCGCGTACGGCGCGGCCGAGCCCGCGCTGCTGGGCGCCCGTCGAGCGGAGGCAGCGCCCGCGGCGCCCGTgcccccgcccgcgccgcgcgtcCTGTTCGCACCCCTCTCCGCCTCGGCCCCAGCCAAGCCCGTCCGGGGCCCGGCGGCCGGCGGCGGCGCGCCCCTGTACTGCCCCCTGCGGCTGCCGGCGGCCCTGCAGGCGGCCGCCACCTGCGGCCCGGGCCGGCCCGTGAGCTACCCGGTGGAGACGCTCCTGGCCTGA